One region of Zingiber officinale cultivar Zhangliang chromosome 7B, Zo_v1.1, whole genome shotgun sequence genomic DNA includes:
- the LOC122005309 gene encoding probable L-ascorbate peroxidase 6, chloroplastic/mitochondrial, whose amino-acid sequence MLMAMRFSSSVASRLVSTASKSASSTAWSLIASRGEVSAAVSSVSDPAQLRSASDDIKELLEKNHCHPILVRLGWHDAGTYDKNIEGWPKRGGANGSLRFDIELKHAANAGLVNALKLLLPVKDKYSRVSYADLFQLASATAIEEAGGPRIPMKYGRVDVSAPDQCPEEGRLPAAGPPSPAGHLRDVFYRMGFTDKEIVALSGAHTLGRARPDRSGWGKPETKYTKDGPGSPGGQSWTVQWLKFDNSYFKDIKERLDDNLLVLPTDAALFEDPHFKIFAEKYARDQGAFFKDYAEAHAKLSNLGAKFDPPEGITLEA is encoded by the exons ATGCTGATGGCGATGCGGTTTTCTTCCTCGGTCGCCTCTCGCCTCGTTTCCACTGCCTCCAAATCG GCATCTTCGACCGCGTGGAGTTTGATTGCGTCTCGTGGCGAGGTATCCGCCGCCGTTTCTTCTGTATCGGATCCGGCTCAATTGAGAAGCGCCAGTGACGACATCAAAGAACTCCTCGAGAAAAACCATTGTCACCCTATCTTG GTTCGCTTGGGATGGCATGATGCTGGCACATATGATAAGAATATTGAGGGATGGCCAAAAAGAGGGGGAGCTAATGGAAGCTTGCGATTTGACATAGAACTGAAACATGCAGCTAATGCTG GATTGGTAAATGCTTTAAAGCTTCTTCTGCCTGTGAAGGACAAGTATTCACGTGTCAGTTATGCAGACCTTTTCCAGTTAGCTAGTGCTACAGCAATTGAG GAGGCTGGAGGCCCAAGAATCCCAATGAAATATGGAAGAGTAGATGTCTCTGCCCCTGATCAGTGCCCAGAAGAGGGAAGATTACCTG CTGCTGGCCCACCTTCACCAGCTGGTCATTTGAGGGATGTCTTCTACAGAATGGGGTTTACTGATAAG GAAATTGTTGCACTTTCTGGTGCACACACTCTAGGTAGAGCCAGACCTGATCGCAGTGGCTGGGGAAAACCAGAAACAAAATATACA AAAGATGGTCCTGGAAGCCCTGGTGGACAGTCGTGGACAGTACAATGGTTAAAATTTGATAATAGCTACTTCAAG GATATCAAAGAGCGACTAGACGATAATCTACTAGTCTTGCCCACCGATGCTGCTCTGTTTGAAGATCCGCACTTCAAG ATATTTGCTGAGAAATATGCAAGAGATCAAGGCGCATTTTTCAAAGATTATGCTGAAGCTCACGCCAAGCTCAGCAACCtaggtgccaaatttgatcctccAGAG GGCATCACGTTGGAAGCATAA
- the LOC122005310 gene encoding uncharacterized protein LOC122005310, giving the protein MPAAAEAPIPPSEGRSSNVCVWFISCLFFLVLLVGGGFLVLYITLPETEDTSWFPIAGMILVAIPWVFWILTCFYRLITMRNRGEEGGGERQPVAVAKASALNSPRTAAAQDSPVHSPGGARKVRFGNATVMGDGGAAAGKAPGGNEADHGGSNATNVDAGLSLNSNESEEPLALSPSSVA; this is encoded by the coding sequence ATGCCGGCGGCCGCCGAAGCTCCGATACCGCCAAGCGAGGGGAGGAGCAGCAACGTCTGCGTCTGGTTCATCTCCTGCCTCTTCTTCCTCGTCCTCCTCGTCGGCGGAGGCTTCCTCGTCCTCTACATCACCTTGCCAGAAACAGAGGACACGAGTTGGTTTCCCATCGCTGGAATGATCCTGGTGGCCATTCCCTGGGTCTTTTGGATCCTAACATGCTTTTACCGGCTCATTACGATGAGAAACAGAggcgaagaaggaggaggagagaggCAGCCGGTGGCTGTGGCTAAAGCTTCAGCGCTTAATTCCCCGAGGACGGCGGCCGCTCAAGACTCGCCGGTCCATTCTCCGGGCGGCGCAAGGAAGGTTCGGTTCGGCAATGCGACCGTCATGGGCGACGGTGGTGCGGCGGCAGGGAAGGCACCGGGAGGCAACGAGGCCGATCATGGAGGCTCCAATGCCACGAACGTCGACGCTGGACTGTCGCTCAACTCGAATGAAAGCGAAGAGCCGTTGGCTTTATCGCCGTCATCAGTCGCGTGA